A genomic stretch from Candidatus Poribacteria bacterium includes:
- a CDS encoding ABC transporter permease subunit, with protein sequence MWHIAKRELYDNLNSLRFALTTVLLLGLMLTNAVVHLREQPARGQKYLASVTNARNALEARADSLYELAQKGPGKLYKKTSVLHFCAEGGDPFLSSAVEAHHYFWENGDLKSFWQMRYPTATSNLTNIRPDVTKIDWAFVIGYVLSLIALLFTFDSVAGERESGTLRLMLANSVPRHTVLIGKFLGALMSISIPFALAVLVNLLVFSMSSAIHLSADAWGRLGIICFVALLYTCLFLTLGLLVSARVQRSAVSLVMLLLTWVTLVVFMPSVLALIASGFSAPMSNDELRVLQKQINDKHLEEYRSVLGRSRSEALHAGSKYVTHEAAEQERLIEKRLNEQVAQVQHARSITRVSPTAILQHLLESFAGTGFERHLQFLENAQRYASEYRKFIVDTDRGDPESLHLIGIRKAMSQKPVRPESIPIFEDTISLSRDFNTAAMDLLLLMLFFIVLLSGAYLAFVRVEV encoded by the coding sequence ATGTGGCATATTGCGAAACGTGAACTCTACGATAATCTCAATAGTCTCCGGTTTGCACTAACAACCGTGTTGCTATTGGGCTTAATGCTCACTAACGCCGTTGTGCATCTCCGAGAGCAGCCAGCGCGGGGACAGAAGTATCTCGCCTCTGTTACGAATGCACGTAATGCTTTAGAGGCACGGGCGGACAGTTTGTATGAACTCGCACAAAAGGGGCCCGGGAAACTTTACAAAAAAACGTCGGTTCTTCATTTCTGTGCGGAAGGGGGCGATCCCTTTCTGTCAAGTGCTGTTGAGGCACATCACTACTTTTGGGAAAACGGAGATCTAAAAAGTTTCTGGCAGATGCGGTACCCAACTGCAACCTCAAATCTGACCAATATTCGCCCGGACGTTACCAAAATAGATTGGGCGTTTGTGATCGGTTATGTGTTGAGTCTGATAGCACTGTTGTTTACGTTCGATTCCGTTGCGGGTGAACGCGAGAGCGGCACACTTCGATTGATGTTAGCCAATTCAGTGCCGCGCCACACCGTCCTGATCGGCAAGTTTTTAGGGGCGTTGATGAGTATTAGTATCCCCTTCGCACTTGCTGTCTTGGTAAATCTTCTGGTGTTTTCTATGTCAAGTGCTATCCATCTCAGTGCCGATGCGTGGGGGCGCTTGGGTATCATCTGCTTTGTTGCGCTCCTGTATACATGTCTGTTTCTGACGTTGGGTTTGCTTGTGTCTGCGCGTGTGCAGCGGAGTGCGGTGAGCCTTGTTATGCTTTTGCTGACGTGGGTTACACTTGTGGTTTTTATGCCCAGCGTTCTCGCGCTAATTGCCAGCGGTTTCTCCGCGCCCATGTCGAACGATGAATTGCGGGTACTCCAAAAACAGATTAATGACAAACACCTTGAGGAATACCGAAGCGTGTTGGGCAGATCCAGATCAGAGGCGTTACATGCAGGGAGCAAGTATGTCACACATGAAGCAGCAGAACAGGAACGCTTGATTGAAAAACGGTTAAACGAACAGGTCGCACAGGTTCAACATGCACGTTCCATCACCCGCGTCTCACCGACTGCGATTCTTCAGCATCTCCTTGAATCCTTTGCTGGAACCGGTTTTGAGCGACATCTGCAATTTTTAGAGAACGCACAGCGTTACGCCAGCGAATACCGCAAATTTATTGTTGATACCGATAGGGGGGATCCAGAAAGCCTCCATCTCATCGGTATTCGGAAGGCCATGTCTCAGAAACCCGTGCGTCCAGAATCAATCCCGATTTTTGAGGATACGATCAGCCTTAGTAGAGATTTCAACACGGCAGCGATGGATTTATTGTTGTTGATGCTGTTTTTCATCGTTCTTTTGTCGGGTGCATATCTGGCGTTTGTGCGCGTTGAGGTGTGA
- a CDS encoding ABC transporter permease subunit, protein MLKTLIGRELLDNLMTFRFAAAVFITLLLVVAATAVLIQDYERRLESYNTSIETHRQGLHKWKTYSPGMGRLYIDRPPNPLSLFNVGLDKRLGNKIQVSHWFVPALWDAEMDSSDNSFLNIFSSIDIVFIFEVVLSLLALIFAYDALAGERERSTLRLVLTHPIRRGHILLAKYISAMLCLLVPLLMSLLLAVILLTTSTSISLSTADFLRMGGIVLSSLMYLSVFYLIGLLISSVTRRTSTALMLSMFVWGFLVLVYPNMILATNVPQDTSGARAASAFNQIKQIYEEFDRERKNFLANDPVPGDDPIFDMDGPSGWSGGDGFMENQLTLLYYYWSVISYNDFYDRYLPKVQYAQNYHGFLGPRMVDTANRAWLIRKQVLQEIFVTPAFVDRILLKLSPVGMYDATTQAWAGTDLRGIQDFFHAVREYRQAVVAYLYDRKAFGSRQWLAVDKGKVDWDTLPQFSFQRSDIGINAKRAFPDLFLLLTINIVLFVMIFLIFIKSEV, encoded by the coding sequence GGCAGGGAACTCCTCGACAACCTGATGACCTTCCGATTTGCCGCAGCTGTTTTCATTACACTCTTGCTTGTGGTTGCCGCCACCGCTGTACTCATCCAAGATTACGAGCGTCGATTGGAGAGTTACAACACCTCCATTGAGACACATCGGCAGGGATTGCATAAGTGGAAAACCTACTCGCCTGGGATGGGAAGATTGTACATCGATCGTCCACCCAACCCCTTGAGCCTATTCAATGTTGGGTTGGATAAGCGATTGGGGAACAAAATTCAGGTGTCGCATTGGTTTGTTCCGGCACTGTGGGATGCCGAAATGGACAGTTCGGACAATTCGTTTCTCAACATCTTCTCTTCTATTGATATCGTCTTTATCTTTGAGGTGGTTCTCAGTCTACTCGCACTCATATTCGCCTACGATGCCTTGGCAGGAGAACGCGAGCGCAGCACCTTACGCCTCGTTCTCACACATCCTATCCGACGCGGACATATCCTGCTTGCGAAGTACATCAGTGCGATGCTCTGCTTGCTTGTGCCATTGCTGATGAGTTTGCTCCTCGCCGTGATTCTGCTAACGACCTCCACCTCAATTTCCTTGAGCACCGCGGATTTTCTCCGCATGGGTGGGATCGTTCTCTCATCGCTTATGTATCTCTCAGTGTTTTACCTCATAGGGCTCCTGATTTCATCAGTAACACGCCGCACCAGTACCGCGCTGATGCTGTCAATGTTTGTTTGGGGGTTCTTGGTATTGGTCTATCCGAATATGATTCTTGCCACGAATGTTCCGCAAGACACTTCAGGGGCACGCGCCGCATCCGCTTTCAATCAAATAAAGCAGATATATGAAGAATTCGACAGAGAGCGAAAAAACTTCCTTGCTAACGACCCAGTTCCAGGAGATGACCCGATATTCGATATGGACGGTCCCAGTGGATGGTCGGGTGGTGATGGATTTATGGAGAATCAATTAACCCTGTTGTATTACTATTGGAGTGTTATATCCTATAACGACTTCTATGACAGATACCTCCCTAAAGTCCAATATGCCCAAAATTACCACGGTTTCCTGGGACCTCGCATGGTTGATACAGCAAATCGAGCATGGCTTATCCGGAAACAGGTGCTGCAGGAAATCTTCGTAACGCCAGCGTTCGTTGATAGAATATTGTTGAAACTCTCGCCAGTCGGAATGTACGATGCCACAACACAGGCATGGGCAGGCACCGATTTGAGAGGTATTCAAGATTTTTTCCACGCAGTTCGAGAATACCGGCAAGCAGTGGTCGCCTATCTATACGATAGGAAGGCGTTCGGCTCTCGACAGTGGCTCGCTGTGGACAAGGGGAAAGTGGACTGGGACACACTGCCCCAGTTTTCCTTTCAAAGAAGTGATATAGGCATAAATGCCAAGCGCGCATTTCCAGATCTGTTCCTGTTGTTAACGATCAACATAGTCCTGTTCGTAATGATATTTCTGATTTTCATCAAGAGTGAGGTATAA